A region from the Benincasa hispida cultivar B227 chromosome 12, ASM972705v1, whole genome shotgun sequence genome encodes:
- the LOC120067194 gene encoding delta(8)-fatty-acid desaturase 2, producing MEVEKKYITSEELLKHNKPGDLWISIQGKVYNVTEWAKEHPGGDTPFLNLAGHDVTDAFIAYHPGTAWAYLDRLFTGFYLKDFQVSEVSKDYRRLASEFSKQGLFEKKGHVTMYSLISVAVMMFLVVYGVLKSESVLVHLVCALILGMLWIQSAYVGHDSGHSNVMSSRGFNKLAQILSGNCLTGISIAWWKWTHNAHHISCNSLDHDPDLQHIPVFAVSAKFFRSLTSHFYGRKLKFDGLARFFVSYQHFTFYPVMCVARVNLFVQTLLLLFSTRKVPDRALNIMGIFVFWTWFPLLVSYLPNWSERVMFVLASFAVCSLQHIQFCLNHFSANVYVGKPTGNDWFEKQTSGTLDISCSTWMDWFFGGLQFQLEHHLFPRMPRCQLRKISPIVVELCKKHNLPYRSLSFWDANVRTIKTLRTAALQARDLTNPVPKNLLWEAVNTHG from the coding sequence ATGGAGGTGGAGAAGAAGTACATTACCTCTGAGGAGCTTCTCAAGCACAACAAACCAGGAGATCTATGGATCTCTATTCAGGGTAAGGTTTATAATGTCACAGAATGGGCTAAAGAACATCCTGGTGGTGATACGCCTTTTCTCAATTTAGCGGGTCATGATGTTACCGATGCATTCATCGCTTATCATCCTGGCACCGCTTGGGCGTATTTAGACCGCTTGTTCACTGGATTTTATCTCAAGGATTTTCAGGTCTCGGAGGTTTCTAAGGACTACAGACGGCTTGCTTCTGAATTTTCTAAACAAGGTTTGTTTGAGAAGAAGGGGCATGTTACTATGTATTCTTTGATTTCTGTTGCTGTGATGATGTTTCTTGTGGTTTATGGGGTTTTGAAATCTGAGAGTGTTTTGGTTCATTTGGTTTGTGCTTTGATTTTGGGTATGCTTTGGATCCAAAGTGCTTATGTGGGTCATGATTCTGGACATTCTAATGTAATGTCAAGCCGTGGATTTAACAAATTGGCTCAAATTTTGTCTGGGAATTGCTTGACGGGGATTAGTATAGCCTGGTGGAAATGGACTCATAATGCTCATCATATCTCTTGCAATAGCCTTGACCATGATCCAGATCTTCAACACATCCCAGTTTTTGCTGTTTCTGCTAAATTCTTCCGGTCTTTGACATCTCATTTTTATGGTAGGAAGTTGAAGTTTGATGGCTTGGCTAGATTCTTCGTTAGTTACCAGCATTTCACATTTTACCCTGTGATGTGTGTGGCTAGAGTGAATCTCTTTGTGCAGACATTGTTGCTCTTGTTTTCCACTAGGAAAGTCCCTGATAGAGCATTGAACATAATGGGGATTTTTGTGTTTTGGACATGGTTTCCTCTTCTGGTTTCCTATCTCCCTAATTGGTCTGAGAGGGTCATGTTTGTTCTTGCAAGTTTCGCTGTATGTTCTCTTCAGCACATCCAATTTTGTCTCAACCATTTCTCGGCTAATGTTTATGTTGGGAAGCCCACTGGGAATGATTGGTTTGAGAAGCAAACAAGTGGGACTTTGGATATCTCTTGTTCTACTTGGATGGACTGGTTTTTTGGTGGATTGCAGTTTCAGCTAGAGCATCATTTGTTTCCAAGGATGCCCAGATGCCAGTTGAGGAAAATCTCTCCAATTGTAGTGGAACTTTGCAAGAAACACAATCTTCCTTACAGAAGTTTGTCATTTTGGGATGCTAATGTTCGCACCATAAAAACTCTTAGAACAGCTGCTTTGCAGGCTAGAGATTTGACCAACCCTGTTCCTAAGAACTTGCTTTGGGAAGCTGTGAACACCCAtggatga